The Vidua macroura isolate BioBank_ID:100142 chromosome 4, ASM2450914v1, whole genome shotgun sequence genome window below encodes:
- the CCNA2 gene encoding cyclin-A2, which translates to MLAEQDNQENVPPPAAGKAAAPPPAAGTRVALGLLRGAQQRAGIPLQAARGGCEGRGAAAGLQQHQHQPFSIHVDEPDGEREPRRQRGVPAGQKEEAALGLRAAVCALGERRPLAPLGNAMELSFDSPSIMDISITSETEEKAPNVNNVPDYISEIHTYLREMEVKCKPKIGYMKKQPDITNNMRAILVDWLVEVGEEYKLQNETLHLAVNYIDRFLSSMSVLRGKLQLVGTAAMLLASKFEEIYPPEVAEFVYITDDTYTKKQVLRMEHLILKVLSFDLAAPTINQFLTQYFLHQQTDAKVESLSMYLGELSLIDADPYLKYLPSVIAAAAFHLADYTLTGQTWPESLCKVTGYTLEDIKPCLIDLHNTYLKAAQHTQQSIREKYKSTKYHGVSLIDPPDTLNLL; encoded by the exons ATGCTGGCGGAGCAGGACAACCAGGAGAACGTGCCCCCGCCGGCGGCCGGCAAagccgcggcgccgccgcccgccgccggcacCCGCGTGGCGCTGGGGCTGCTGCGGGGAGCGCAGCAGCGCGCCGGGATCCCGCTGCAG gcggcgcggggcggctgCGAGGGCCGtggagcggcggcggggctgcagcagcatcaaCATCAGCCCTTCTCCATCCATGTGGACGAGCCCGATGGGGAGCGGGAGccgcggcggcagcggggcgTCCCGGCGGGGCAGAAGGAGGAGGCGGCGCTGGGGCTGCGTGCGGCCGTGTGTGCCCTGGGAGAGCGGCGGCCCCTGGCTCCCCTGGGCAACGCCATGGAGCTGAGCTTTG ATTCTCCAAGTATTATGGATATTTCAATAACCtcagaaacagaagagaaagcacCAAATGTTAATAACGTGCCAGATTATATCAGCGAAATCCATACGTACCTGAGGGAAATGGAG GTGAAGTGCAAGCCCAAAATAGGTTACATGAAGAAGCAACCTGATATCACAAACAACATGCGGGCTATTCTTGTGGACTGGCTGGTGGAAGTTGGAGAAGAATACAAATTACAGAACGAAACCCTGCACTTAGCTGTAAATTACATTGATAGGTTTCTTTCTTCCATGTCTGTTTTGAGAGGAAAACTTCAGCTTGTGGGTACTGCAGCTATGCTGCTCGCATC AAAGTTTGAAGAGATCTACCCTCCTGAAGTAGCCGAGTTTGTCTACATCACAGATGACACCTACACCAAGAAGCAGGTCCTAAGGATGGAGCACTTAATTCTGAAGGTTTTATCATTTGACTTGGCGGCTCCAACAATCAACCAGTTCCTCACCCAGTACTTCCTACACCAGCAGACAGATGCTAAAGTGGAGAGCCTGTCAATG TACCTGGGAGAGCTGAGTCTAATTGATGCTGATCCTTACCTGAAATACTTGCCATCAGttattgctgctgcagcatttcatctgGCAGATTACACACTCACTGGACAAACCTGG cctGAATCCCTGTGCAAAGTAACTGGCTACACTCTTGAAGACATCAAGCCTTGCCTCATAGACCTACACAACACCTACCTCAAAGCAGCCCAGCACACGCAACAGTCCATAAGGGAAAAGTACAAGAGTACCAA GTACCATGGAGTATCACTCATTGACCCACCAGACACACTAAACTTATTGTAA